TCTTGAACAACCATCgataaaaaaaatatttggatCAAAATAGAACTACAGGAATAATGATAAACTTTAGAAGGaacaaaaaatataaaataaatactTAGTGGGAGCACGAATATCCATATGGTCAAACTAACTGATCACTCGTCAGACGAGGTAACATCCTGCAAACCGATGTTCTGGTCGAGGCCCAGGGCATCCCACACCGCCGGCGAAGCGTCCACGACCGTTGTAGGCGCATCACTCCTCGTAGTTGTGCTCGGCGTCGCAACCATGGACGGAGTCGCACTCGTCCACCACCTTGGCGTACACGGATGAGCTGCCACCCTTCACGGTGATCTTGATGCTGCGGCCGCAGCGGGACATGCCGCTGAACCAGCCGATGGAGAGCGCGACGACCATCTCTGAGTCGTCGTGGTACGTGCTGTCGCACTCGGACGGGAAGCCTCCATCCTTGCCTTGCCGAAGCCGTTGACTGTGAGGACGACACACGTGACCGCGGAGATGGGCGGCGAGCGGAGGAGTAGCTAGCCTAAATATGTTATAATAAGTACCCTCACTGGGCATGGACAGTAGTTAGTGCGGCCTATTGCACGTGCTATTTTTTTTttaatatttgcaaaatacatgtagtctctccctaataataataaagcacgtatTGACTTTGTcaggttcaccgtcacaatacgctttcttCTCGTGTCATAATACGCgccgtcacaatacgctttcttctcatgtcataatacGCTTTTACAATTTGTATGGACAAAATCGTAAtacgaggtggtactaaatttccGCTGAAGTTGCTTGTCCGCTGCTTTTTCCGCTGAGAAAATTCATGTGTTGCTCGGCTGGACCTGCGACCATCAACTGGGCCATGTCTACTTGGGCCTTCAGCTCCTGCCCCGCTAGCCTAATCAGAAAAGATTCGTGTGTTTGCATCATCAAATCGTATAAGTAACGGACTCATGCAATCAATCGGGAAAGACCCGGTTCTCTGCGTCGATATAAACTAGGGCACCTGACTCCACGATCAAATTGCCCGAACCTCTCTTCCCGGACCGCGTCTCATCCATCTCTCCCTTTCTCTTTCCTCCAGAGACTAGGGTTCATCGATCGGCTCGGCTTGACTGCCGTCGCGAGTCCCCGCAAGCGCAGATCCTTCCTCGACTGCAACCGGGGCAAGCACGGTCCCTAACGTGCGCGAAGGAACGATCGAGCTCCATGGCCAAGCGCTGTATCGGTATAGAGCCGCAGACTAGAGGTGGTGGTGAACCATGAGCGCTTCGTGGATTCATCGCGTCCTATGCTGGtctggatgtggaggaggaacaCTCACCCAGGATCGACGTCCAgcatgatgatgatgacgacaaATAGTGCCAGAACCTGGGAACAGATGAGGACGAGCAGAGGGCCAGTAGCATTGGCCGAACCGACTTACTAAAGGCCGCCTACGAGCCAATCAAAGCCACCTCCGAGGCCCAATTATTGCTCTTCTTCTCCAACTACGAGTGGTCCTCTACAAGTTTTACATGGATATTGGCAGATAAATACGTCGTATAGTTCCCCTGAGTGTCTTGATTCTCATCCATGCTGGATGCAGTTGTTTGTTTACATATAGTATATCGATGTGCCTGTTAATCTCCGTCGAAAGTTGTGATCAGTTCTACTTTGTGCAACGATCTGCCGAGGGCGAGGCAATGTGGAGCGATGGAGGTAGTGGTATGCCATGTTCCTACAATCCTATGGTAAGCCCGTGTCGATCTCGCCGGCACGGAGCCGCCGTAGACTGTTCGCCGGTGCCACGACGAGGAGGCAGATAACAGCCACCACTGGAGCAGCTAAAACCGTGCCCTCTCCAGCCATCAAGCTGGAACTCTCTCCAACCCCAAACTTCCATCAGGTACTTGTGAAAGAATGGCGTTGCGTGCTTATGTCGTGGTGTTGATCGACGTCTCTTTGACCTTAGGAGCATGCATGCTCGGAGtggacgacaacttcatcatcATCTCATCCTATTTTGGTTTGTCCTCTACACGTGTATGCAAGGAGGTGACGGCAAGTACTTGACGGTGGAAGCTTTATCATCTGCTTTTGTTTTATTTTTGTCTCTGCATACACACAGTACGTATCTCCTGATGTATGCAATGGTGTAAATCATGCAGGTTTGATATACATACGCCCGTCCTCAAAAACGGCTGGTGAGTTTGTAGAGATTGGTTTTTAGCTCAGGGTGTCCCTACACCCTCATGAACAGTAACTTCAAAAGATAGAAAACAAATATTAAATAAAATCTGAAACTTCATTTTTTTGGTGAAATAAATCTGAAACTTCATGACATCAAATATGCTCAAACTTTACAAACTTGCAAGTTTGATGCATAAATTCACGGGCAGATTTCTTTTTAAGTTTGATGCAGAAAAAACATTCAAATAAGATGGAAGATTGATTTGGGCTTTGCTTTTATTCGCATTTGAGGTGACCGGAAAAGAAGGAGAAACCGAGAAGGAGAGATGATTCGAGCCTAGGCCATTGAGTGCTTTGTGTTGAAGTAGAAGGTGTGGACCTGcttggggtgggggaggggttgATGCATACTTATGGGCTTACAATTATGTGACATTTTCTTCTGTAGCAACACACATGCATATCTCCtagtaataataaagcacggattgactccgtgggttcaccgtcacaatacgctttttTCTCATGTCATAATACGCTTTCACGATTTGTATGGACAAAATAGTAGTATAAACGaggggagcaactagttaacgagcgctccttcgggagcctcgcaacgatcagcgccacttggcgcgctctcatccattcgccacgtgtcgcgctctggacgctccctttggattttttttatttttccgcacgcgttttcggctttttaaacggtttttttcCGGGTTTTTTtgacgttttggttttcccccGGTCTTTTTTAGCTTTTCGATCaaaaaaattttgaaaaaaaatttttgcgtgaaaaaacgcgtttttccctttcgcgaaagtcacgggttttcttccgcgagaggcatggttgtgctttagcgagagtcacggccgtgcctttcggaaacggaaaaaaaacgcgttttttgtttttttcctttcgcgagagtcacggttttgcttccgcgagaggcacggttgtgctttcgcgagagtcacggccgtgcctctcgaaaagggaaaaacaaaaacgtgttttctgcttttttttctttcgtgagagtcatggttttgcttccgcgagaggcacggttgtgcttacgcgaaagtcacggccgtgcctctcggaaagggaaaaaatacacgttttctgttttttttcgcgagagtcacggttttgctttcgcgagaggcacggttgtgctttgacgagagtcacggccatgccactcggaaacgaaaaaaaaaacgcgttttctgttttttttccttccacgaaagtcatggttttgcttccacgagaggcacggttgtgatttcgcgagaggcacgggcgtgcctctttcggaaagggaaaaaacatgctcccggttcggttttttcgcccggtttttttcgtccggttttttcgtgaaaaaGAAAGTTCGTCAAAatctatcaacatgggatctagttttgaagatctcgacgcgaggaatccaatggtgaaaacgattcgagatttggacgcacggtttaagagataaaacgttttgaataaacggatctacgaaaaaagggaaaactcccaggttgcgacaagtggcgcgctgcatgtgcgccacttgtcgcgacCAGGGAAAGTGGGGTGTTccttgcaacgagtactccttaattagtgatttcgataaacgaggtggtactaatttGGGGTACGCACTAAAGATTTCGTCAAAATTCCTTATTAGAATGTTCTTTCGCTCACGGGCTTGGGCTATGTTCTTCCGTTAACGCTTGGGCCGTTACTTTTTATTGGGCCtgggaaaaaaaggaagaaagaaGTATACAAATCACCCTCAAATCCAATCGTTGGGATACATACCCCCCTAACTGAAAACCGGGACAAATCACACCCTCAAATTACTAAAACCTGGTTAATAGCACCCTTTAGTGGTTTCAATCAAATCTTGAGCGGTTTTGTCTCCCGTGATGCCAATTAGGTGCTGACAGGGCAAAAAAACTTTGAGTGGGTCCCATTAGCCAGTTGCCCCCTTGCTTCTCCTCCGTCCTCTGTTCCCCTTTGTCTCTCACGCCGAGAAAATCCCCACCTCACCTCTCCTCTCGCGAGTCGCCGGCGCCCCGCCCCGCCTCTCCTCTCGCCTTTCGCCggcgccccgcgccgcctcgcctctCGCCCCGCCTCGCCAGTCGCCGGCGCCTCGCCCCGCCTCGCCTCTCGCCTTTCGCCGTCAACCAAGCAATGGCGTCTTCAGGGATCTCCTCCACGAGTCGGGTGTCGGCCAGCGGAAGCAAGGGCACGCAGGCGCCGTCGCAGTCGCCGGTTCCGTACTGACATGGCCCAATGGAGTAAGAGCCACCGCAGTATTGCCGCTGTGACATGAAAGCCCCGAGATGGATCTCATGGAGCCCGAAGAACCCAGGGAGGAGGTACTACAACTGCGGCAAAGCATTGGTATTTTTTCTTTCGCTTGTTATGCTATTAGCCTCGAGTATGTAGAAGCAAGTATGCACTGAATGAATGGACTGAAAAATCTTTGTCCCAGTTTTGGGGTTGTAGTACTGAAAAATTAGTATGCAGGGGCAAGTAGCCTCGAGTCTGTAGGAGCAAGTAATTTTTTGGAAATTAGTATGCACTGAAAAAATAGTAGTATTTCCTCCCAGTTTTGGGGCTGTAGTACTAGTCATGTAGTTACCAATTCTGAATTATAAAATGATGATGTATATCTGAATTCTCTGCGTGTGCACATGTTAATCTGTTGCTTCTGATCTTGTGAACCCAGGGAGTCGACTGCAGATATTTTCTTTGGCATGATGATCCGCACAGTCCATTTGTGAGCATGTTGCTTGGTGATTTGCGCGATGTTGTGTATCGACTGAAGGATCAACTGAGGAATGAAAATGGCTTGCTCAACGCCAGCTTGTCGAAGAACAAGATGTTGGATGCGTATGTGTGTGATTTGGAAGTCAAGCATCATGGAGAAGTTGCTGTCCTGAAGAAGAAGATTCAGAATCTGCAGTTCTGCCTTGTGGTTGCTGTTCTATTTTGCCATTTCCTTCTTTTGGAAATGATTTACATCATAAAAAAATTAGTTTGTGAATGACTCAATTATGCATGCTGTTAAGCAAGATTCAGAATGTATGCTGGAGAAGTTGATGTCCTGAATGTATGTTGTACTATGAAAACATGCAGAATTTGTACTGTGTAATGTTATGCAAAATTAAGAATTTGCCCTGAATGTATGTTATGAAAACAATCAGGATCTATGTATGTGACAATTCTGATATATAGTTGGTGTTCAATCCAGAACAAAATAGTATGTGAAAATCCTGATATATAGTTGGTTGGCAGTACAGATATTACATGACTGCAACTAGAGGCCCTACTCCTGATACAAAAAAGACTCCTTAAACATATATATTACATGACATGACTCCTGATACAAAAAAGACTTGTTCAACATCAAACTGGAGGCCCTGCTCTGCCTTTCTTAGCTTCCTTGTATGCAGCTAGATTGAAACAATGTTGTGGCAAGTTTGTAACTTGTTTAGGTGGAACAAATGGAGTAGCAGCACTTCTCTGAACCTTTGCTGATCTAGGCTTGCTAGCTGGAGCACTTCTCTGAACCAATGATCTTTGCTGTGACACATGCAATGAGCTTGGTTGTGAACTTGGCTCCCTAATTTGAATGCCTGTAGGTCTTCTGGGCTCATGCACTTGTAGGTCTTGAGCTGCAGCCTTTCCCTTGCTCTGCCTTGCAACTTCTTCAACCTATGACATGTGAAAGTGTACCACATTAAAACTTATGGACTACATGGGTATAGTATGACATGTGACAATGCagtaaaattttgaaattacttaTATTCAACACATTACCTTTGATTTCTTTGAATTTTCTGCCTCATAGGCTTTTTTCTGTATTTTCCTTTTCCTAGACCTTTCACTTGTGACAATGCACTTGAACAGGATAATCCCTCTTTTCACTTGAACAGGGCAGTTTGCTCTCATGCCACAAATCCTATCGCTGCCACTTGAACAGAGCAAGCTGTCAGCGGCTGCTCTCATGTGGTACAGTAAAAACCACAACGAAGTTGGACAGTAGGCAAGCTACAGTTTCATGTGAGGAGGCTGACTGCGGAATGGGTAGAATTTTGCACACCCCATTCCCCTCACCCAAACCCACACGCGATCGTACACCAGCGCTCGtgattctttttttcttttttctttttttgagatcTAGAGTAGGGACTACTCTACAAGAGATACATATTCAGACACCATCAGAGGTCGGAGACCTTCCGGAACGTTGGCTATGATCTCTTGGTCGCCTGCAGTTCTTGTTGCCGCCGCAAGCTCATGGGCAAGCACGTTACATGATCTAGTCACATGGTTTACGTTGTAGCTTGCAAACTCCGCCAGTGCTTGCTTAATATCCTTTATCAAAGCGTAGCACTGAGAACGTGGCTGTTCCCGCCCAGACACTTCTTTAACGATTGTATGGCAATCCATTTCCAGAATCACATGCCCTCtgtaatactccctctgtaaactaatataagagcatttagacaactagagtagtgatctaaacgctcttatattagtttacggagggagtagtgcaGTCAGTCCGGCGAGTGCTGCTTTTGCCTCGGCCTCCTCCACACATCGGCTGGCAGTCAGGCTTCTGCATAATGAGACCAACACATGGCCTTTGCTATCCCTAGCGACTGCACCTGCTGCTGAATCACCCGACTCGGCCTGAAAGGCAGCATCGGTATTTAGCTTGACAGTATCTCGCTGGCGCTCGTGATTCTGCTGACGAACGACACCAGAAATGGAGTAGAGGAGCAGCGGGGATGGAGGCGCACGCACCTGGACACATTGTTTCGTTCGGAGACAGGCAAGTAGCAGACAacggcgggcggcgacggcggacgGCGGCGACGACCGAGCCCTAGCGAACGGAAGAGCGATTCTGGAGGCGAGGggaaaaggaaaggaaggggacgaggggaaaaggaaagaaagaagagagAGGCAACTGGCTAATGGGACCCACTCAAAGTTTTTTTTGCCCTGTCAGCACCTAATTGACATCACGGGAGACAAAACCGCTCAAGATTTGATTGAAACCACTAAAGGGTGCTATTAACCCGGTTTTAGTAATTTGAGGGTGTGATTTGTCCTGGTTTTCAGTTCAGGGGGGTATATATCCCAACGATTGGATTTGGGGTGATTTGTATACTTCTTTCAAAAAGGAAAATAGAAGGTTATACCTTTATATGAAATAGATATGTGTTTTCGAGGTATCAAGTTTTTGAGATAGCTTTAGAAAATCTCTTTGTTGCGATTTCCGCGGGGAAATTGTTTTGCACGTGAGATGCCATCGTCCAGATTGTTTCTCTCGTGCTGAGCCGCAAGGTTCAAATCCTCTACTTCGTATACATCGCATGCGCGAGTGAGAGGCTACTGCTGCTGAAGGTGGAGTGTCCACATCAGACAGCTCCCCGACGGCGAGCGGCGAGGTCGTTTGGGCGAAGGAAGCGGGCGACGCGGGAAGGTCGACAGTGGTTCGGGTCCGCAGCCTGGGGAGGGTATCGTGCGGTGGGAGGCCGTTAGGGCAGGAAATGGGCAACCTGCCCTGAGAAAGACGAAGGCGTCGGGTAGTGTCCGTCGAGGTCAAGGTCGTCGGGTGGCGCAACCTGGGGAAGGCGGGCGTGACAAAGGCTCCTCATTTGCTTCCGTTGACATCGGCACGTGAGGCCAGCAGACAGCATCCTGTCGCGAATCCTGGGAAGGCCAGGACACTGCCGCGGTGCATGGAGGTCCAGCCGCCGCACCGTCGACCGGGGAGGTAGAGGGTTTGGTCGGAGAGCCTAATCCTTGGTGGTGGAGAGTTCATCTGCTCGCTCCCCCTTCCTCTATCTCTCCGCTCTCTGGCCAAGAGTTCAGTGTGTGTGCGGCGAGCAGCGAGCTGGttcgttcttttttcttcttcacGGTAACGAGCAGTTTCTTATGGGCGTTGGATTGGGCAGGGGTGACGGATGTTGTTACTACAGTACATGCGCAGTAACACTGAACTGCGGAGGAGCCGAACCCGATACCAACATATGATATTATGCACTACGAATGTTGTATCGTACACTACTATCGTATGCACGATAATAGTATATGTTACTCTTCATTACGACcacgaaaaagggtttccccccgctttatatataaagcaatcACCACCAAACAAGCTGATACAAACACACATCCCACAACAACACAACAACACACACCCAAGGCTAGATACAAGGACGCTGAAAACAGCAACACCACCCCAAACAACTCCAAGCAAACATCGGATGAACTCTAAGCCCTACTATGAAGTCATTGGAACCCTCAACCGTGGATTAGCCACCACGCTGAGGAGAAGCCATGCATGACGAACAATGGGCTCCAATGCGGTGCCttcaggaagggaacgacgctggagcgccgccaccgcccaatCCAAGGATTAGGGTTTCCCCTAGAGCACCATGGCAACAGGTGAGATACTGCGACGACACCTTCAAGAAGGGGACGACGCTAGCACGCCGCCGGCCTGACCACATAGAGCGGGCTTTCACCCCGGCCAACACTCACCGTCACCAAATTGGGGTACGGACCACCGCGCCACCACCATTAAACAACATACCCCAATCACCATGCCGCCCACACGACCATGGTGACTGGACAGCGACCGAGCCGCGTGCTCCGCCCACGAGCACCCCAGCCACCACCATTCGGGCCGCCGCCGAAGCATCCAAGCCCATCTCTCGACCATGAATACACCGTACAGATGCGGCCGACCGAAAAGGGGCAGAAGACTCCCTTCCGCCCCAAAAGCGGACACCTTGGTAGGATTGGTGGCCTCGGCGGACAGATCTGGGCCAGGGGAACTCCGGCAGCCACACGGTGCAGCCGCCAGATGCAATGGAGGGGCGCCCCAGCCCCCTTCCCGAAGTCCCCTGCCACCTCCGGCAAGCCCTCGCGCGGACCAACAACACACCATGGCATCACCCCTGCCTGTCAAGCCCGTACCTGAATCCGCAGAGGAGGGAGGAAGCCCACCCGAGAAAGCCGCCGACAAGCAGACGCCAGAGCAAGTCCCGCAGCCGCCGCGCGCAGACCGGCCGACCATGTGGTTGCAGCCACGCCGCCGCAAGCCACCTCCACGCACAGCCCATGAGGACCTCCGCCACCACCCCGCGACACCCGCTGCCGCAGGGACCAAATCAGCGAGGAT
The sequence above is a segment of the Aegilops tauschii subsp. strangulata cultivar AL8/78 chromosome 6, Aet v6.0, whole genome shotgun sequence genome. Coding sequences within it:
- the LOC109750099 gene encoding putative ripening-related protein 5; its protein translation is MPSEGTYYNIFRLATPPLAAHLRGHVCRPHSQRLRQGKDGGFPSECDSTYHDDSEMVVALSIGWFSGMSRCGRSIKITVKGGSSSVYAKVVDECDSVHGCDAEHNYEE